In Deferribacter desulfuricans SSM1, the following are encoded in one genomic region:
- the queA gene encoding tRNA preQ1(34) S-adenosylmethionine ribosyltransferase-isomerase QueA: MSKTSINRYDFEFDENLIAQYPEKKRDESRLLVVNRQTNKLLDKRFKDIVDFFDDNMFLVLNNTKVLNARLFAKKESGGEVEIFLLEQLDGKRFKALLGGKWKSEGYLYINEYKLFVSKRDDEGIVTVDFIDANPFEIMDKYGHVPLPPYIKREDNELDRERYNTVFSKKIGSVAAPTAGLHFTEEIFDKLKEKGVEIFEITLNVGLGTFRPVKTEFIEDHKMHKESFSIEKSVADKINKLKKDGKKLVAVGTTVVRALESAASQFGEITPCENAYTDLFIREGYQFKVVDKMITNFHLPKSTLFILVCAFGGYDLMKKAYAHAVKDRYRFFSYGDAMFII; the protein is encoded by the coding sequence ATGAGTAAAACAAGTATCAACAGGTATGATTTTGAGTTTGATGAAAATTTAATTGCTCAATATCCTGAAAAAAAAAGGGATGAATCAAGATTATTGGTTGTAAATAGACAAACAAATAAACTGTTAGATAAAAGGTTTAAAGATATCGTTGATTTTTTTGATGATAATATGTTTCTTGTATTAAATAATACTAAAGTACTAAATGCCAGGCTATTTGCCAAAAAAGAGAGTGGTGGTGAGGTTGAGATTTTTTTATTAGAGCAGTTGGATGGTAAAAGGTTTAAAGCTCTTCTTGGTGGTAAATGGAAAAGTGAAGGGTATTTATACATAAATGAATATAAGTTGTTTGTATCAAAGAGAGATGATGAAGGGATAGTAACCGTTGATTTTATTGACGCCAACCCTTTCGAGATTATGGATAAATATGGGCATGTGCCACTTCCTCCATATATTAAAAGAGAGGATAACGAGCTCGATAGAGAGCGATACAATACTGTGTTTTCTAAAAAAATAGGATCTGTTGCTGCTCCTACTGCAGGGCTACATTTTACTGAAGAAATATTTGATAAATTAAAAGAAAAAGGGGTGGAAATCTTTGAAATAACACTAAATGTTGGACTTGGGACATTTAGACCGGTAAAAACAGAATTTATAGAAGATCATAAAATGCATAAAGAATCATTTTCAATTGAAAAAAGTGTTGCTGATAAAATTAATAAGTTGAAGAAAGATGGGAAAAAACTGGTAGCTGTGGGTACCACAGTTGTTAGAGCTTTAGAATCTGCAGCAAGTCAGTTTGGAGAGATAACACCTTGTGAAAATGCTTATACAGATCTTTTTATCAGAGAAGGGTATCAGTTTAAAGTTGTTGATAAGATGATAACAAATTTTCATCTGCCAAAATCTACTCTATTTATACTAGTTTGTGCGTTTGGTGGCTATGACTTAATGAAAAAAGCTTATGCGCATGCTGTCAAAGATAGATACAGATTTTTTAGCTATGGCGATGCAATGTTTATAATATGA
- the tgt gene encoding tRNA guanosine(34) transglycosylase Tgt, translating into MVVFKFVLEKKDSESKARIGYFETIHGRVETPIFMPVGTVGSVKTVTPHELKEIGAQIILGNTYHLHLRPGDDIVNHFGGLHKFINWDKPILTDSGGFQVFSLSELKDLTEDGVTFRSHLDGRKIFLSPEKSIEIQSNLGSDIMMVLDECVPYPCEKSYVERSIELTAMWAKRCKEAKRNFWQALFGIVQGGVYKDLRKISAEQIVEIGFDGYALGGLSVGEENNIMYEITEFTTDYLPEDRPRYLMGVGTPEDILECVERGVDMFDCVMPTRNARNGLLFTSYGKLHIKRQDWKMSDDPIDPHCDCYTCKNFSRGYLRHLYKAGEILALRLNTIHNLHFYISLVKEIRNAIKNGCFKKFKREKLEMFKIGGDNV; encoded by the coding sequence GTGGTTGTGTTTAAATTTGTTTTAGAGAAAAAAGATAGTGAAAGCAAAGCGAGGATAGGGTATTTTGAAACAATACATGGAAGAGTAGAAACCCCAATTTTTATGCCTGTAGGTACAGTGGGTTCTGTGAAAACTGTTACCCCTCATGAGTTAAAAGAGATTGGGGCACAAATAATATTAGGTAATACTTATCACCTACATTTGAGACCTGGCGATGATATTGTTAATCATTTTGGTGGCCTTCATAAATTTATAAACTGGGATAAGCCTATTTTGACGGATAGTGGTGGTTTTCAAGTCTTTAGCTTGTCTGAGCTTAAAGATTTAACTGAGGATGGTGTAACATTCAGGTCACACCTTGATGGTAGGAAGATTTTTTTGTCACCAGAAAAATCGATAGAGATTCAGTCCAATTTGGGCTCTGATATTATGATGGTTTTGGATGAATGTGTCCCCTACCCTTGTGAAAAAAGTTATGTTGAAAGGTCTATAGAGCTTACTGCAATGTGGGCAAAAAGGTGTAAGGAAGCAAAAAGAAATTTTTGGCAAGCACTTTTTGGAATTGTCCAGGGTGGGGTATACAAGGACTTGAGAAAAATAAGTGCTGAACAGATTGTGGAGATAGGGTTTGATGGTTATGCCTTAGGTGGGCTAAGTGTAGGTGAAGAAAATAATATCATGTATGAAATAACTGAGTTTACCACTGATTATTTACCTGAAGATAGACCTAGATACTTAATGGGAGTTGGCACACCTGAGGATATACTTGAATGTGTTGAAAGAGGCGTTGATATGTTTGATTGCGTAATGCCTACTAGAAATGCAAGGAACGGTCTACTGTTTACTAGTTATGGAAAACTCCATATAAAAAGGCAAGATTGGAAAATGTCTGATGATCCTATTGATCCTCACTGTGATTGCTATACATGTAAAAACTTTTCAAGAGGTTATTTAAGACATTTATATAAAGCTGGTGAAATTTTAGCGTTAAGGCTAAATACAATTCATAATTTACATTTTTACATTTCTCTTGTAAAAGAGATAAGAAATGCTATAAAGAATGGTTGTTTTAAAAAATTTAAGCGAGAAAAATTAGAGATGTTTAAAATAGGAGGAGATAATGTTTGA
- the yajC gene encoding preprotein translocase subunit YajC has product MFESIAYAAGGQPAGQNPIAAFLPLILIFVIFYFLLIRPQQKRQKQHQQMIESLKAGDEIITSGGIYGKIDKVIDQNTFLVEIANGVKIKVVKSAIASKIGGGTENK; this is encoded by the coding sequence ATGTTTGAATCTATAGCTTATGCAGCAGGAGGGCAACCTGCAGGTCAAAATCCGATAGCAGCGTTTTTACCATTAATATTAATATTTGTGATTTTTTATTTTCTGTTAATTAGACCACAACAGAAAAGACAAAAACAGCACCAACAGATGATAGAATCTTTAAAAGCGGGCGATGAGATAATTACTTCTGGTGGAATTTATGGAAAGATTGATAAAGTAATTGATCAAAACACATTTCTTGTGGAGATTGCAAATGGTGTCAAAATAAAGGTTGTTAAAAGCGCAATTGCTTCAAAAATTGGTGGTGGAACTGAAAACAAATAG
- the secD gene encoding protein translocase subunit SecD has product MKYKFRWAIIFIVVIGSLISLYPINEKIKLGLDLRGGMYVLLGVDVDKAVDAKLDTLVTQIKKDLRNEEIGFNFVKKEKDKIVIALKDNSVDKMKKLLSKNYPILKESSISENELLVEYQLDPKEVQKIKDYAVEQAAQVIRNRVDQFGVTEPIIQRQGEKNILVQLPGITDPDRALKLIGKTAQLKFYLVDDTVTSSDIASGNIPFDDIILYKKVIDKRTGKVIENTPFALKRDAVLTGDYLVDAEVRISSQFNEPYVLIKFDSAGAKLFGEITKNNVGKRLAIVLDNNVYSAPVIREAIMGGEAQITGNFTMEEAKDLAIVLRAGSLPAPVKVLENRTVGPSLGKDSIQKGIKASLIGLILVIGFMAVYYKFSGIIADIALLLNLVIILGVMGMFKATLTLPGIAGLILTIGMSVDANVLIFERIREEVRLGRTALSAIEAGFEKAMSTILDANITTLIAAVVLFQFGTGPVKGFAVTLSIGILASMFTAIFVSRTIFLQLYETKKSRKLSI; this is encoded by the coding sequence ATGAAATATAAGTTTAGATGGGCTATAATTTTTATTGTAGTTATTGGATCTTTGATTTCACTTTATCCAATAAATGAAAAGATAAAGTTGGGGTTGGACCTAAGAGGTGGTATGTATGTTTTATTGGGTGTTGACGTAGACAAGGCAGTAGACGCTAAACTTGATACGTTAGTTACCCAAATAAAGAAAGATTTAAGAAATGAGGAAATTGGTTTTAATTTTGTAAAAAAAGAAAAAGATAAAATAGTTATAGCACTTAAAGATAATTCAGTTGATAAAATGAAAAAATTATTAAGTAAAAATTATCCTATATTGAAGGAATCAAGTATATCTGAAAATGAACTTTTGGTTGAATATCAGTTAGATCCAAAGGAAGTACAGAAAATAAAAGATTATGCAGTTGAACAGGCAGCACAGGTTATAAGAAATAGAGTGGATCAGTTTGGGGTAACTGAGCCTATAATACAAAGGCAGGGAGAAAAGAATATTTTAGTTCAGTTGCCGGGGATTACGGATCCTGATAGAGCCTTAAAACTCATAGGGAAAACAGCGCAGTTAAAGTTTTATCTTGTTGATGATACTGTTACTTCTTCAGATATAGCTTCAGGTAATATTCCCTTTGATGATATTATTCTTTATAAAAAAGTTATAGATAAAAGAACAGGAAAAGTGATTGAGAATACACCTTTTGCTCTAAAGAGAGACGCTGTATTGACTGGGGATTATCTTGTTGATGCAGAAGTTAGAATTTCAAGCCAGTTCAATGAGCCATACGTATTGATAAAGTTTGATAGTGCAGGTGCCAAGTTATTTGGTGAAATTACAAAGAATAATGTGGGGAAAAGGTTAGCAATTGTTCTTGATAATAACGTTTATTCTGCTCCTGTTATAAGAGAAGCAATTATGGGTGGTGAAGCCCAGATTACTGGTAATTTTACAATGGAAGAAGCTAAGGACTTAGCTATTGTTTTACGTGCAGGTAGTTTACCTGCTCCAGTAAAAGTGCTTGAAAATAGGACGGTTGGTCCATCTTTGGGTAAGGATTCAATACAAAAAGGTATTAAAGCTTCTTTAATTGGGTTAATCTTAGTAATAGGTTTTATGGCGGTATACTATAAATTTTCAGGTATTATAGCTGATATAGCTTTGTTGTTAAATTTGGTTATTATCTTAGGCGTTATGGGGATGTTTAAAGCAACGTTAACATTACCAGGTATTGCAGGTTTGATTTTGACAATAGGGATGTCTGTGGATGCAAACGTACTTATTTTTGAGAGAATTAGAGAAGAGGTAAGGCTTGGTAGGACGGCGTTAAGTGCAATTGAGGCAGGTTTTGAAAAGGCTATGTCCACAATTTTAGATGCAAATATAACAACATTAATTGCGGCTGTTGTATTGTTCCAGTTTGGTACAGGGCCAGTTAAAGGTTTTGCTGTAACATTGTCTATAGGGATTCTTGCTTCAATGTTTACTGCAATTTTTGTAAGTAGAACGATATTCTTACAGCTGTATGAAACTAAAAAAAGTAGAAAGTTAAGTATCTAA
- the secF gene encoding protein translocase subunit SecF, which produces MFEIIKPGTKIDFMGKSKLFFIISGLLVLLSIVIIFTKGFNLGIDFAGGTVIQVRFDSPPKLDLLRENIKKLNLGDVVIQNFGDEREVLIRVEKTNQDLNAVANDIKKALSGSFKGNKFIVERVEQVGPQVGSELQKKATMAVIYALIGILIYVTVRFEFIFSLGAVLALFHDVIITLGAFSLASKEINLPIVAAVLTIVGYSLNDTIVVYDRIRERMRNSTAKINLIDLINQSINETLSRTLLTSFTTFLAVLALYLFGSEVIKNFSFALLVGIIVGTYSSIGIASALVYSIKNIKKA; this is translated from the coding sequence ATGTTTGAGATTATAAAACCTGGTACAAAAATTGATTTTATGGGTAAATCTAAGCTGTTTTTTATTATTTCCGGTTTGCTAGTGTTGTTGAGTATTGTTATTATTTTTACAAAAGGGTTTAATTTAGGTATAGATTTTGCAGGTGGTACAGTTATTCAAGTTAGATTTGATTCACCCCCTAAATTAGATTTGCTTCGGGAAAATATAAAAAAATTAAATTTAGGTGATGTGGTCATTCAAAATTTTGGTGATGAAAGAGAAGTACTTATAAGGGTAGAAAAAACAAATCAAGATTTGAATGCTGTTGCAAATGATATTAAAAAAGCTTTGAGTGGAAGTTTTAAAGGGAATAAGTTTATTGTTGAGAGGGTTGAGCAGGTAGGTCCTCAAGTAGGTAGTGAGCTGCAGAAAAAAGCTACAATGGCCGTTATATATGCTTTGATAGGGATATTGATATATGTAACGGTAAGATTTGAATTTATATTTTCTTTAGGAGCTGTATTAGCACTTTTTCATGATGTCATTATTACGCTTGGCGCATTCTCTCTTGCTTCTAAAGAGATTAATCTACCAATTGTAGCTGCAGTTTTAACTATTGTAGGTTATTCATTAAATGATACAATTGTGGTATATGATAGAATTAGAGAAAGAATGAGAAATAGTACAGCAAAGATAAATTTGATTGATTTGATTAACCAAAGTATTAATGAAACATTGAGTAGAACATTACTGACATCATTTACAACTTTTCTTGCAGTTTTAGCACTTTATCTATTTGGTAGTGAAGTTATTAAAAACTTTTCATTTGCTCTATTGGTTGGTATAATTGTGGGGACTTACTCCTCAATTGGAATAGCAAGTGCACTTGTGTATAGTATAAAAAATATCAAAAAAGCATAA